The Winogradskyella schleiferi genome contains the following window.
ATGTATCTGTTATCGTCACTACCCATAAAACTTGCTGAGTTTTGGTTGTCGTACTGCATTACGCTTATGGTTTCAGTAACTGAATAGTCAGTGCCATCTATATTATAATCTAGCGTCAGCGACCAACCAGAACCATCGTCGTTAGTCATTTGATAGATGATAAAACCTTCGTAAACCGTGTCTTTTCCCGAAGCCTTTGTTATAGAAGATTTAGGACAGGAATGTTCCATAGATGGCATTTGCATCATAGGCATCCAAGACAATGTTGCATCTTCAATATAAGTATCTGTTGTGTTGTCTTTTATGCGAAGGCTAATCATATTGTAGCCGGTTTCGAACATGCCTTTTTCGTTGTAAAGTTCTATGGTTTCGTTACCATTAGTAATGGTTTGAATAAGTTCTAATCCTTCAACTTCGTTAATGGTTGTTGGGTCATCATCGGTATCTGTTGAGCATGAAAAGAATAACGCAATACATGCGATTGGTATTAAATATTTAAGTTTCATTTGATTTTTTTATTTAAGATTATTGACAAATGGAATGTCCATTGTGATACGTTTACAAAATTTAAAATTTGTATAAGGGACATTTCATTATGTAATGTTTAAGTCATTTTTTAATGTAGGTATCCTGTTTGAAGCCGAATTGGTTTCAAAAATGGAAGACTGCTCTCGGTAGAGCACAATAAAAAACTAACTTAAATCTGGAGGTGGAGTAGGTATGGAATAAAAGCCTGAATTCGGTGCTTTTATTCTGTAATGTAAAGGATGTTGCAAAGTTCTAACGTGATAGAAATCTTCAACCTTATGATTTGCAATAGCATTAACCACAAAAACGTCCAAACGCGTTCTATCGGTAGTTGGCATTGGTGTATCTGAGTTTGAAGCGGTGTTATTCTTTACCAATTGTTTGGTTAAGTGACACTTTCCGTTACACCCTTTTTGCTCTTCTTTTTGAATACAAAGTGTTTTGGCGATAAAATCTTGGTTAATTAAAAAATCGGTTACAATAACGACATTGTTAATATTGTTCGCCAATAAAACGAACGTTAAGAACAAGGCTGTTAATTTGTATGTAACCTTTAATATCATGCCGCTAAATTCGGACTATTATATCTTAAATAGAATGACTTTTGTCACGTTTATTTAAATTTTAAAATAATTAAAATAAGTCTCTATTAGGTTTTGCAAAGTTGTGACTTTTTTCTCTAATACTGAAGTACTTTTTATATCTTTTATTTCGGAAATCTCTTCCAAAATAGGGACGAGTACTATATGTAGTTGGTCGTGTGCATCTCCTGTCATATCACAACTTTTAATAATATAGCTGGTTTGTTTAGAGAGTGCTTTACCTAATGTTTTCCCATCATTAAGAACATTGTTTTTTAAAATGGAATCTATACGTTGCATGCCCATATGTGTTTCTTCATTGGCAACCCATTTTTCATTGTTGTTTAAGGTTAATCCTTGAAGTTTAATTTCTGATGTCATCGTCGTTTTTGTTTTGTCATTCTTACAGGAATAACAACTTAATAACACCGAAACAATGATGATCGTTTTTAACACTAATCGATTCATAATTAAAAATCTTTTTTCTTCGATTTAAATATAATTCTTAAAACTGGCATTACAACCCAAATGGTTAACATCGCAAAAGAGACGATTAATCCAAAACTTGTTCCAAAAAATTGTTTAAAAACAGCACCTGTGTAACCCAATAAGGCGGAGATATCGAGCTTTAAAAGGATTAAGGTCCTGGATAAATCTATTGGATTTAGCATGGTGCCTACCAAAGATAATTTGTCTAATGGATAGTCTTCAAACATAATTAGTGTCATTAAAAACAAACCATCGTAAATCACTGCAAGAAATAACCAAAGTAAAATTGCATAACCAAATCCTTTAATTTTATTCTCGTTGGATAAGGCGATATTAAATGCTAGAGCCGTAAAGATCAACGTTAAAAAAGTCCCAGTAATCAGTAAAAGGGAAAAGTCCCATATGGCGCTACTTTCAAATAGGCCATAGAATACAAATGGAGTCCCTAAACCTAAAATTAAACTCATGGAAAGTGAAAGCGCCACTCCTAAGTACTGGCCTAAAAAGATGGACGAACGTTTTAAGGGTTGTGCCAACAACAATTCTGTAAATTCCTTGGAATTATAATAATACATGACACCAAAAATAGTCCCAATTAAAGGCACTAAAACGATGATGACATTCATTAATGTTATGACCGCTTTTGAAAGGTCGTTGTTTAAAAATAATAACACAACACCTAATAATAAATAAAAGGCGAAATAGACGTAACTCCAACGACTACGCATTAAATCGTAAAAACTATATTTTAATATCTTAAGCATGATTATCGGATAATATAGACGCAATCGCATGTTCAAAATCAGGTTGATTGGTCTTGGTTTTTAATTTTGGAATAGTGCCTTTAAAATAAATTTTACCTTCAAGGATAAATACAATTTCATCTGAAATTTCCTCTACAAAACTCATAATGTGAGAGGTGATAAGGATGGTTTTGCCTTTAGCTTTTTCTGCTTGAATTAAATCTTTTAATCTAATCAGTGAAATTGGATCTAATCCTGAAGTTGGTTCGTCTAAAATAATAATAGGACTATCAAACATAAAGGTCAGCACCAGGTTCACTTTTTGCTTGGTACCACCTGAAAGGTTACCCAATTTTTTATCTAAAAAAGGTTCTAATTTAAAAAGTTCTATTAACCGTTTATCCTCGTTGGTTGGCTTGCGCAAATCCTTGATCATTTTAATGAGTTCCTTAACCCTCAGATTGCTTGGAAAATTCGCAATTTGCGGTAGATAATCAATTTTGTATCGGTAGTCGGAATTCTTTTTTATGTTCTCATTCATTACCGTGATGCTACCTTTATCAGGAATAACCATGCCCAAAACTGATTTAATTAAGGTCGTTTTGCCAGAACCATTCGGTCCAAGAACAGCGAAAATTCCTCCTTCTCCAATATGAAGGTCAACACCACTTAAGACTTCGTTCTTGCCAAATTTTTTATGTAGGTTTTCAATCGTTACCATGTTAGCTTTTTTATTAGTGGGTTGTTGTCCAATAAATCATCTGGTGTAAAAACAGGTGATACTTTTTCTGAAAAGTCAATAATATCAATAAACATACTACGCAATAAAATGATAGTTTCTGGTGTGCGGTTTACTATGTATGAAAATAGTTTTACTGGTCTATAGGGTACATCGCCAATGCCATCTTTGTCGAGATCATAACCTGTGTAATTGCTCCAATAGTTTTTATCAAATTCATTGTCGTTAACTTTACTATTATAAGCGATATCAAAAGAGTTATATAAAAAGTTGTTTTCGGTAAACTTATTGGTATAGCATGCCCCTTTTACTTTAATGGCCCATCCATTATTGGAAAATGTATTGTGCTTATAATTAATACGGTTAGAGCCTTCAATATTAATACCAATAGTATTGTTTTCAAAGGTGTTGCCCACGATTTCGGCATCGTTTATTTCTTTCAATAATAAGCCGTAAGAAGCAGTTCCCCAATTTTCCTTAAAAATATTGTTGTACATCTCAATATGCTTAGAGAACATCACGGCAACGCCAGCTCCGTTGTTTTCAAAAGTATTGTCTTGATAAATATCGTTGTTCGAAAACATAAAATGCAATCCGTAGCGTATATTGAGTGCGCTCACATTATTTTTAATTACACAATCATCAGAAAATTCTAAATAAATCCCATCCCGTACATGTTGAACAAAGTTGTGTTCTATTCGTATATTTTTGCTGTACCAAAGTTGAATCCCAT
Protein-coding sequences here:
- a CDS encoding ABC transporter permease, whose translation is MLKILKYSFYDLMRSRWSYVYFAFYLLLGVVLLFLNNDLSKAVITLMNVIIVLVPLIGTIFGVMYYYNSKEFTELLLAQPLKRSSIFLGQYLGVALSLSMSLILGLGTPFVFYGLFESSAIWDFSLLLITGTFLTLIFTALAFNIALSNENKIKGFGYAILLWLFLAVIYDGLFLMTLIMFEDYPLDKLSLVGTMLNPIDLSRTLILLKLDISALLGYTGAVFKQFFGTSFGLIVSFAMLTIWVVMPVLRIIFKSKKKDF
- a CDS encoding ABC transporter ATP-binding protein; the encoded protein is MVTIENLHKKFGKNEVLSGVDLHIGEGGIFAVLGPNGSGKTTLIKSVLGMVIPDKGSITVMNENIKKNSDYRYKIDYLPQIANFPSNLRVKELIKMIKDLRKPTNEDKRLIELFKLEPFLDKKLGNLSGGTKQKVNLVLTFMFDSPIIILDEPTSGLDPISLIRLKDLIQAEKAKGKTILITSHIMSFVEEISDEIVFILEGKIYFKGTIPKLKTKTNQPDFEHAIASILSDNHA
- a CDS encoding nitrous oxide reductase family maturation protein NosD, whose amino-acid sequence is MKHFLVFLTVILMAHSTIAQTIEICNTCTISTLKEGIAQAKDFDTILVKQGTYKEHNVVVDKPLTIIGEKYPVIDGELKGEIITVTSDNVTVDGLFIINVGTSYTEDYAALRVRNSKNFVIQNLVLEKLFFGIYIEKSRDGKIYHNKIIGDAVEEYNSGNGIQLWYSKNIRIEHNFVQHVRDGIYLEFSDDCVIKNNVSALNIRYGLHFMFSNNDIYQDNTFENNGAGVAVMFSKHIEMYNNIFKENWGTASYGLLLKEINDAEIVGNTFENNTIGINIEGSNRINYKHNTFSNNGWAIKVKGACYTNKFTENNFLYNSFDIAYNSKVNDNEFDKNYWSNYTGYDLDKDGIGDVPYRPVKLFSYIVNRTPETIILLRSMFIDIIDFSEKVSPVFTPDDLLDNNPLIKKLTW